Within Fusobacterium periodonticum ATCC 33693, the genomic segment AAATGCATATCAAGGAAAATTATATTATGGAGGTTTAAAATGAGATTTGTTATAACGGATAATAAAAGAGTGGGAGATTGGGCAGCTGTCTATGTTGCAAATAAGATTAGAGAATTTAATCCAACAGCTGAAAGAAAATTTGTACTTGGATTACCTACAGGTAGTACACCACTTCAAATGTATAAAAGACTAATAGAATTCAATAAAGCAGGAATTATTAGCTTCAAAAATGTGGTTACTTTCAACATGGATGAATATCTTGGACTTGAAGCTACTCATGACCAAAGCTATCATTATTATATGTATAACAATTTCTTTAACCATATTGATATAGAAAAAGAAAATATAAATATTTTAGATGGAAAAACTGAAAATTATGAAGAAGAATGTAAAAGATATGAAGAAAAGATTTTAGAATTAGGGGGAATAGATTTATTTCTAGGTGGAGTTGGAGTTGACGGACATATTGCATTTAATGAACCTGGTTCATCTTTTAAGTCAAGAACAAGAAAAGTCCAATTAACTGAAAATACTATAATTGCTAATTCAAGATTTTTTGATAATGATATAACAAAAGTTCCTAGATTTGCTTTAACAGTTGGTATAGAAACTATTACTTCTGCAAAAGAAGTTTTAATTATGGTAGAAGGTGAAAATAAAGCTAGAGCTTTACATAAAGGAATAGAATCAGGAATAAATCATATGTGGGCTATATCAAGTTTGCAATTACATGAAAATGC encodes:
- the nagB gene encoding glucosamine-6-phosphate deaminase, which encodes MRFVITDNKRVGDWAAVYVANKIREFNPTAERKFVLGLPTGSTPLQMYKRLIEFNKAGIISFKNVVTFNMDEYLGLEATHDQSYHYYMYNNFFNHIDIEKENINILDGKTENYEEECKRYEEKILELGGIDLFLGGVGVDGHIAFNEPGSSFKSRTRKVQLTENTIIANSRFFDNDITKVPRFALTVGIETITSAKEVLIMVEGENKARALHKGIESGINHMWAISSLQLHENAIIVADEAACSELKVGTYRYYKDIESENCDVNKLLEKVQK